The following is a genomic window from Meriones unguiculatus strain TT.TT164.6M chromosome 7, Bangor_MerUng_6.1, whole genome shotgun sequence.
AGCTGTGGCCTGCTCTTGCCACACCTTCCTCTCCACTGCCTGCTGCACAAACACGTCTGTCCCTGATGGCTGTGGGCACGGAGGCCAGCGCGGCTGGAGGGCTAACTTACCATGTTGGGCTCCCAGAGGGACTCACACATCCCATACATCTGCTCTGAGCAGGTACCGCTGACTACAAAGTCATCGGTCACCATCGGGCAGCCAATGAGGTCTAGAGAACAGATGAAGGGCTTAAAGGTCTTCGGGTCCAACCCGGCGATGACAGGCTCTGTGTAGTAGGGACCAAACCTGTGGCCAGGGCGAGAGAGAATCCAGAATTCAGGAGTACTGGCTCTCACACACATGCCTCTTCAGACATGGGCGGCTCCTGAGGGAGGGGCCTGCAAACGTCCTTCCCCTGTGGCCAGCCTGTGTAGccacccccccccgccccccaacaTCTGGCAATGTTCTAAGACGTTCACCCTCCCGTGACCCCCCTTCCTCCCTAGTCCTTTTTGAGAATTCCGCCTTCTCATCTTCCTTACTGACCCAAGGTCCTACCGTGATCATGCCCTATCTGTCCATTCACCCCTCTACTTCTCTGGAAACCGAAGGACTTGATACTGCCCTAAGGTGCGGCTCAGTGGCAGAGCGCATGCCCAGCGttgcaaagacaaaacaaacagacaaacaaacaaacaagaccacTTCAAAATCAGCTggctatggtggcacacatctgtggtCCTTGTGTTCAAGGGGCAGGAGGCTCGAGCTGGACACCACCCTAACCTATAAACAAACCCCCCCAGGGATCTAAAGTCCAAGCTGGGCACGTGGGGAGGCAAGGGCATCTCGGCCTGTTCGAGGTTACCCTGGTTTACTTGGGGATTTCTAGTTCAGCCAGTGTtacagagaggccctgtctcaaaacagactgAAGAGAAGCTCAACACCAAATGTCCAGTCGCTCAGTAGAAACTATCCACGTGTGTCCTTCGTTTGTTGAACTTTAAAAAATtgagtgtttgtgtgggtgtgtgtacatgcagagtctggtgtgtgtgtgtgtgtgtgtgtgtgcgcgcgcgcgcgcgcgcgagcgTAAACACATACAGAGGTCAATGTCTATGTGTAGGTGTAAATACATTCAGAGGTCAgtgcgtgtgtatatgtgtgtaggtatacacatgcagaggtcagtgtgtgtgtgtgtgtgtatgtgtgtatgtatacacacgcAGAGGTCAGTGGGTGGGTGTGGACGTAAACCCATGAAGAGCTCTGAGGACACCTTGAATGAatggctctcctttctccacaagggTCCTGGGAAACACACCCAGCAGCCTTTCTCAGGGCAAGGTCTTCAGTGGTAGCGCTATAAAAATTATTCTTCAGTCCAGGACTGAAGCTCGACCTGAGAGCCCTAAGCTTAACCCGAATCACCACAAAAGATTTAAaggggttaaaaaaagaaaaaaaggttgggggagggaggacgGAACTTGCCTAGTCTGTGCAAGGCCTGGGTTTCTGTCCATGCCCCAGGAGGGGCTTAAAACAACCAAGTGTGATAGTGGGAGAGCAATGAGGTTAGCGCCTGCTCTTAACGCTAAGCCATCCATTCAACCGTGCcctatttttatttctgcttataACCTTTCTGTAAGGCCTAAAATGACTTAAATGAGATaaaaggttaaagaaaaaaaaaaaaaaagagaatgaaaacaacagaCCACATTTCAGCTTGTATCCTAAGAGCCTCCGGTAGCTCCGCCCAGCTTCTGTGTGTCTTTTTAGGAATGAAAGCTAACACTggagccagggctggagaggactgctcagcggctaagagcccttgctgctcctgcagagagcctggatctggttcccagcacccacacggaggccctaactgcctgtgactcctgTGACAGGGACAAGTCCCTCTCCTGTGGGCATCGGAACACATGGTGCGCATCCATGCGCGTGAAATAAAGTAagtaagaaaacaagaacaaactcaATGATCCCTAGAATCTGGGGCTGGGAGAAAAGCTCGAACAGGGCTGCGAGACTCCAGTTTTGGTGGGGCTCCAGACAAGGCTCTCTGGATTCCCGGCTCTTGAAGACTGTCTTTTGGTTTCTCTCTGGTTGTGAGATGGGCCCAGAGAACTCAGAAGCACCAAGAAAGGACAGCGTGCTGCAAGCGAGGAACGGGAGGGCTGATCCTGTGAGCCAGTATTCGTGAAGCAGAGTCAAGAACATCGCCATAACCTTGGGGCCAACCTGGTGAATATGACGAgctcctggccagcctgggctagagacaTTGTCTCAGACAGGAAGGAATGAGGGTAGGGATGGGAGGACAGTAAGGTGAAAAATGAAACAAGCTGGGAAGCCAGGGAGACACTGTCCCCACACACCACACCCACACTGCTTGGCCAAACTAAGCGTCtgagcccccccccccgagtGCCAGGCTCCTgcccccctccacccccaagtGTTAGGCTTTGCCTCCACTCACCGTTTCTCATACAGGAGGTTGGCCACCATGCTCATGAGGGTGTAAGGCTTGATCGGCCGGCCCTCCTTCAGCTCATACAGGTTCAGCCGGAACTTGAGGCGCTGGGCACTGGGGAAGGAGAGGCGGAGAGTGAGTCATGGCTAGAAGTCCTCTAATCTCCAACCTGCAACAGTCAGGAGTAACACAGGGAGATATCCAATTTCTGTCCCTACCAAGGAATGCCTGGGCGAGGGCTGTGCTCACTGGTGAAAAGGTGCCTAAGAAGAACGAGCCTGTGTCTCTCAGGGCCGCCTCAGGGTTCCAGGGTAGACCCTGAGTAGCACCAATCTGAGCTCCCGAGATATGGGAGCAAACAGTCTCGGGTGAAGTTAATTTCATCTGATGGGTGAGGAAACCGTGAATGAGGAATGGGCCTGGCTGTGTAGAGCAAGGAGGCGAACCCAGTGAGGAGCCTGCAGAAGGACACAGTACAGTGGCTGCTGGAGTCACCGGGCGAGCCTATGCAGTTCTGTGTTCTGGAGAGCTTGCGAGACTCCTGTGGCGCTTCCCTCCCATCTCCTAGGATACCAGCACCTGCAGCTGCTTAGGCCTCATGCTCTGGAAATCCTAGCCCAactcttcccctctcttcttttttatttagagagagagagagagagagagagagtgtgtgtgtgtgtgtgtgtggacgcACACACTTTGTACATGTGGCAGTCAGAGGGCAACTTACAGGGAGTCAGTTCTTGCCTTTTACCAcctgggttccagggactgaactcaggtcactggGTTTGGCcataagcacctttacccactaagccatattgctttccctttcctccccttttctcagTTCTTCCTGATCCCCTGCTAATCTCTCCAGGAAcagtacacacaaacatacacacacacacaccatcctgcCCCTCTAGACTCTGCTCCCCTAGATTCAGCATGTCACCAAGGCCTCTCCAGCCCTAAGGTGTACCTTCAAAACCCCACCCTGTGAGGGGCTTGCCCTTCAAAagagcagtttaaaaaaaaaaaattaccctcactgggtgcagtggcacacgcctgtaattccatcactcaggaaggcagagacaagcagatctctgtgagtttgaggccagcctagtctacaaagtgagtccaggccagccaagactacaaaaagaaaccctgcctcaaataaatTGCCAAATTGCCATCACCTGGGGTGGCGCAGCCGGGGCTTGCTTGTCTTGAGGATATAGTTCAACAGCACATTACATGCTTAAGgattcaaagccctggattcaagTTCTAGCaccaggaaggaaaggggaggggcgGTGCCTGACTCCTGACCTCAGTGCTCaatgaacaaatctttctttGCCCCCTAATAGTCACTAAGACTAGTGGGCAACAACTCACAACGTGGCTTCAGTGAGATGGGTCAGCAGCAGCAGGTGCAAACAcgtaccaccaagcctgaccagTTCAgtgcctggaacccacatggtggaaaggcagagacagctcctgcaagttgtcctctgacctctacacacacacatgctgtggcccCTGGGCATACAAACATGATaacataataataacaaatataagggctggagagatggctcggtagttaaGGGCAcggaatgctcttccagaggacctgccttctactcccagcacacacataatggctcacaaccatctccaaCTCAAGCTCGGGCATGAGGAGAGTGTGTAGCCTCTGCAGAGgctgcacacatgtgatgcacagacatccACCCAGGCCAAAcccccatgcacataaaataaaagtaaaataataatcaaCGCGTTTTATTTGTTAAAGTCCCACCCTTACTTTCCCACCACCAACCACACAGCAATCAGAACCGGCACATTAGAGCCATCACAGTGACGTGTTTTCCCTCTCTGACCTGCACTGAGATCCTGGCTGACACTCATTAATGTGCATCTCGAACAAAAGACGCTCTCAGGAGCTCAATTTCTTCATCTGCGGAATGAGACAGCTAGCCAGGAATATCAAGACGAGGGATGATTGAAGAACTCCCTAATAGGGACGCGTCTCCCCACAGAGCCCAGCACAGAGTGAAACTGGAACGTGGGCTGGGACCCATCTCTGCACTCCTCTAGCGTCCAGCTGAGTCGCGCCCTCCCTGGTGGCGCTGGACAGATGGTTGACATCTGGCTGCTCAAAGAAGAAACCTGGGTGAAGCTGGGGCCCTGGCACACTTACACTGTCTGGACGTCGGTGGCCAGCCCGGCCAGGCCTATGTAGAGCCTGTCACCCATGggaaagatcttctggaaatcCGTGGTCACCATCTGAGCCTGGATCCCGAAACGCCTGTCTGCAGCGATGGCCACACAGTTCTTTCCCTTCATGGCCATGACGGCCCCTCCATTATAGGACATAATAGACTGGGTGCAAACAAACCAAGGGATTCAGTTGGTGGAGCTACGGCCCAGGGCAGGCCCCGTCCCAGACCCCAAAGCTCATATACACGGTGCCCCCCACTCCGGAGGCGGCTGGACGCCCGGAGCTCCAGCCCAGAGCTGGGCCCGGTGGGGCGCCCAGGAACCGCACGGTCCTCCGGTGCGCATTCTATTGACCACCCGGCCCTCTGCGTCCCGAACCCAAGCCTTACCGTCCATGCTTTCAATTCCCACCCCAGACTCCTACCCTTCACTCCCCAATCTCACCATGATTGCGCCGTAATAGGGCTCCAATCGCCACTGCGGTGCCTGCAAACGGGCTCTGGCTCTCCCTGGGCCAACGCTCTCGCCGCGTCCTCCCCATTGGCTGGCGGCCCGACTCGGCCGGACGAGCTGAGCTTCCCATTGGACGTGCGTCCCGTCAATCACAAACGTGCCTAGTTTGGTTGAGACGCCGAAACGGAGGTATGGAAAGCGGAAAGTGAAAAGTCACCGTGAGTGCGGAAGAGCCCGCAGCGCGGGGCACGTCGGGATCTCGGCGGACCTGGACTCCGGGCCGCCCCGCCTGGAGGCGGAGCCAGCAACCCGCGGGCTCGGGACGCGTGGAGGGAGCCGTGTGGGTCACCGGGCGCGTTTTCCTCGGCCTGTCCGACCTCCTGGGTTCATTCACAAGTCCTTACAAGCCGCCGCGTGGCGGGCAGGGCTGGCGCCGAGCATACCCAAGGTGCCCATCGATGGCAGAACGGGAAGCCGGCGCCCGAGGTTTCGTGCCAAGGGAGCTTAGCTGGGGTTTGGTTTTGCagggccgggggtggggtggggggcaacAGGTTGTTCAGCGTTTGGAGCCCCTCACCCCCCTCCCTGCAGGTCGACTGACGTGGCCCCAAGTCTCCGTCCACTCTACGGAGGGAACGTTCTATGCCGCATCCAAGACCCCGACCTAGGAGAGCCTGGGCCAACCGCTCCAGGGCATCCCCGGCGGGACGTGCGCGCCCCTCGCCTTCCCCTCTCGGCCCCGACGTCCCGGTTCCCCCTTCGGGAACTGATTTCTTCTCGCTGGGTTTTTAAGCAGCTACAACTGCTGCATCTGCGGCGGCTCTTGCGCCATGCGGCGCTCGTTCCTATTGACTCGGCTTTCTGCCTCGCCAACAGCAGTCGCCGTCTCTGTGGCGCAATCGGTTAGCGCGTTCGGCTGTTAACCGAAAGGTTGGTGGTTCGAGCCCACCCAGGGACggtttgaggttttttttgttttttttgagcgCACCGTTCTCCTTTTAAAATCGGAGCCAATTTCGGTACTGAGATGCCAGAAGCAATGCTTGTGCTACACCAACCCAGAGGCTCG
Proteins encoded in this region:
- the Psmb3 gene encoding proteasome subunit beta type-3; this translates as MSIMSYNGGAVMAMKGKNCVAIAADRRFGIQAQMVTTDFQKIFPMGDRLYIGLAGLATDVQTVAQRLKFRLNLYELKEGRPIKPYTLMSMVANLLYEKRFGPYYTEPVIAGLDPKTFKPFICSLDLIGCPMVTDDFVVSGTCSEQMYGMCESLWEPNMDPEHLFETISQAMLNAVDRDAVSGMGVIVHIIEKDKITTRTLKARMD